TGGCCGGCGCCCGATGCCCAGCACGGTGAGGCCCATGGTGTTGGTGTCGAGCAGCGCGATCGACCTACTGACGATGATGTAGAGGATGAGCGGCCCCAGACCGCCGAGGGCGCGGACGCATCCCTGGCCAGGAAGATGAGGTCGCCGCGGTAGATCGCCTAGAGCTCCACGGAGAAGGCATCCTTGAATTTGTTAGGACCGTGGAGGAGTGTGGAGGTGTAGGGCCCTACAGCAGTCGTAGACACAGGCATCGCAGAGGCCCTGCCGCGTGGACTTCAGGTACGAGGAGCACGCTGTGCAGTGCACCACGTCGGAGTGGCTCCAGCATCGACACGACCAGCAGCGACGTCAGCATTGCCATGAACAGCAATGGCAGCTTCATCTTCTCCGTCGGGGACTGATTTGTTTAGTGGGCATATTTTTTTAGGGAATACtgtgttcttgcccctactttgatGTCCAATTATGATTTTACCATTGTTTTTGTCatcattgtgattttacccctactTTGTAACTGCTAAGGCTCAGTTTACCCTTACTTTTAACTATGTTAGTTgtatttgaaataaaaaaattaaaaaataacaaAACCCTTAACAATAAGACCAAAGGACAATAATACCCCTTATCCACTCGTACCCTCCCTAATCCCCCTATCATCTACcgtatcctctctctctctcttcgcttgatctctctctctctctccctctccctcccgatGTGGATCAGGCGACGGCACGGTGGCccttggcggcggcggcccggCGCGGTGGCCCTCGGTGGCGGGTGcggacgaggcggcggcggctggcgcGAGCGGGCCGTGGCCGGTGCGACgtccctcctcttcttcttcctcctcctcctcctcccctccctcgCGTCATGGCATTCAGGCCAGGCCGCGCCGCCGGCTCACCGCACAAGGCGCTAGTGGGGCGAGACGACGTCGTCGGCCTGCGGCATGGCGTCGCGTGAGCGTGCCTCGCTGGTGGCCGCCAACGTTCCTCCCACCCCGCGCTGCCTCCTCCCATCGGTCCGCCTCTGCTCCTGTTCTCCACAAAACCCTAGCTGCCATTGCTGCACGAGCCGCGCCTCATGCTGCATCGGTAGTGGCACTGAACGCCGCCGTCGCGTCCTGCGCTGTGTTGGGACAGGAGGGATCAGCCGTCGAACCCAGCCAGCGGCACGACGCCTCTCATTCTCCATTTGCAGCAGCCACGGCGCACTTCGTCGGTCAGGTCTGGAAGCTGATGTTTTTCCCTAATGCTTGGTGCCACTGATGTAAATTTTTCTATGCTCTATAGCCTATGGTGAAAATGAATTCTTACATAGGTTGGGAATATAGGCATTGATCTTCAAATGGGAAAAATTTTTGCCCTGTGGGAATATATGCTGATGATCTACAGTGGCAAAGGGCATGTTCATGTACATGTTCCAGCTTCCTCTCAGGGCTGGCACTGCACCCCACCCCTTTCTACCTAATATAGTCCGGATTGGCCAATTGCAGATGCTGACTATAGAATCAATCCATGATTGCTTGTGGTCATGCAAGTCCGTGATGAGAAGCTATGGACAATTGAGTTAGGGATTAGCTATTTAGTCGCATGGAAACTTGCTTGGTACTGTATGGATACTTTTGCTACACTTTCACTTGATGTGATATTATATATCTATATTTGCATGCTATGTGGAATCATACGTAACAAGTTGTGCAATGATGCTGTCAAATTTAAAaataacaggggtaaaatcacaatgtaTACAATGTATTCAGATAAGTAGGGGTAATTTCGCATGAGCAAACTTATCCTTACTGAGACCATTTGACACTGTTACCTGTTGTTCACGGAATAGGGGTAAACTTAAGCTTCGTTTTAAAAAAACATGAGTAAAATCACAACGATGATAAAAGCAGAGGTAAAATCACAACTGGACATCAAAGTAGGAGCAAGAACGCAATAGCCCCTATTTTTTAGGGGGGTCGGTGCATAATTTTCTGCCACGAGGCAACTATGAATCTGCGGTATATCATTCAACAAGTTTATGTATCCAAAAATGTATTTTCAAAGTTCAGGACCTATATAGCACCCCCAAGACAAGTTCAAAGACCTCCCATGCATTTAACTCAAGTTTAAACTTCCCTCTCTTGAATTCTAGAATAGAAAATAGAATAACCATTTCTGCTCGGTTAAGGACCTTTACAAATTATCTCCTATATAACTTTAGACGGGCTGTACCTTTTCTGTCACAGTACCAGCATTGTACATGGGGCACAGGTATATGGGATCTTTGTATCATGGGTCATGCTTGGCTTTGTATATGCCAACATTGGGGCAaaccaaaaaaagaagaaaaaaagcaaAATAATTTGGCAATCATCAATCTTTTACTCACACCTGAAAATCTTCATACCCAATCAATGCCGTCTAAATCTTCAGTTCTCACACTATGTACATCATCGCCTGTTGAGACAGACAATTCAGAAGACGCTGCTCAAAAGCCAGTTATCTCACATCCCTGAAGCTAACAACAACTAAAATCCATCTACAAAAACAATAACGAAAATCCTTCGTTGGCTCACGTCTTTTTTGCATTAGGAAAAACAAAATATACAAACTGTGGTCAACAAGCACTCATGCATTGATTTGCCATGCTAGTCAATGTTTCTTCAGTAACATAACAGTAAGATAAAAAAAAAGGCCGCAAATTATTGTTTCACCTCCTGTTCATCTCAGAAGAGATGCTATATATATTATTACAATGTCTGATTAAAAAGGGAGCTACTAATAAAAAAATCAGCAAAAGAAATTGTCCATTGACAGAACTAATCATGGCATTGCTTACAGATTGAGTTCATCAGAACTTTTCTAATCGCGACGGCCAAGACCAAAACCAGGAGGCACCTAAGCAGTGACATGGATGCAGCGGCCTTGATCAGGGGCCTAACAATGGTGCTAGCAGAGAAGGTGAGGCCACGTACCTCAATGAAATGGTTCATCAGCAGCTCACGCTCAGCCTGTGGCTGGTAGCTCTGCTCCTTGGAAGACGAAGAATAActgctgcttcctcctcctccttccctgGTGGCCTTCTTCTTCAGCAGCTCAGGGCTTGGTCCTTCGAAGTTACTCTGCCGCTGCGGCGTGATGCCGCCGTCGAGCTTTGCGTGGATCTCGGCTAGTATCTGGGAATGTGCGTCGCCGACGGACAAGGTGGATTCTCTTAGCTTTGTGAGCTCTGTTTGGAGAGACTGCACGGTGGCCTTGATCTGCTCGATGTCGGCTTCCAGCGCGGCGGAGTTGCTCTTGCACGATTTCTCGTCTTCCTCGGCGATGATCTCTGGCGAGACCTTGCCTGCTGAGTGCACGCCGCATTGCGCGGAGTAGCTCGGCGCGCGCCGGAGGAGGCGGTGGGAGGCCGACCGGTGCAGCCTGGGCGTTGGCGCCGCCAGATTGACCGTCCTCGCAGGCCTTCTGTCGCCGACCGTCGACTTCTTGCCGGCGTCCGTGTCGACGACGACTTCGAGCTCCGAGCAGAGCTCCTCCAGGTGTGCCGCCGGGAGGGACGCGTTCCTCCTGGATGCCACGGTGCCGTTCTTGGCCAGCTTCCGCAGCCAGGGGAGATCGACGGCCGCGGCAGGCGAAAGGGGGTCGTCGTCCCCGGTGGCCTGGACGGCGAGCAGGCTGCGGTTGAGCGAGCTGATCTCCATCTCCTGGTGGAAGACGACGGCCTTGAGGAACGCGAGCGTGTTCTCGTTGTGCTGGATCCGCTCCTCCGCCACCCGGCGGAACTGCTCTGCCTCCATGCGCTCCGCCGCCCTCTCCGCCTGCAGGCGCACGATCATGGCCAGCGCCTCGTCGGCCCCTGACGCCGCAGCCTgccgctcctcctccagctccgctCGCAGCTCCTCCACGGCCTGCGCCTGCTGCCTCAGGGCCTCCCGCAGCGCCGCCACCTCGCCTTCTTCCTCAACTCCGGCCATCGTCGATTCGGTTCCACAGCCACGGGATCTTCAGAGCGTCAAGTGAGTAGTAGTAACTGATTTCAATCAAGCGATTAAGAGAGGAGAAAGATTTGCACTAACACAGAAATGACAAATCAATAGACTAGTGGCTGCACGCCTGCACTGCACACCTCTGGAAATAACGGAATCTTCAGAGAAAGCAAAAAATATATATGATTTAGGATCACTGGATTATGACAAATCTTGCTTTTTGGCTGGCTCGTCATCAGCAAAAGAATCCAAAGTGGACGATGACAAGCCGTCACGTAACCGTGTGTTTATCCAAATCCGAAAGAAAAGAAACAAGGAAGACAAGGCACCGACCTTTGAGAGAGACCGTGTTGCTGAACGGACGCCAGAAGCTCCGATTTTCCAACGAGGATGAATGATCTTCAAGTGTCAATAATTGGCAACTTTAGGAGCATAAACTAATCTTTTTGTTAACTGTCATTGTGAAAGGGGCAAGAAGAAAGCTGTAGTGCCAAAGAGTGGCTTTAATCCATTGGCTTCATATATAAGGTACCCATTCAATTTTGTTTAAATAATTTCCTTGATTTGTTAAATTACATTAGCCGGCACAATCATTTCCCAGTTCCTCCAGAATCTGTCAGTCTGGCCTCAAATAAAATATAAAAGATTCAaattaaaaggaaaaaaaaaactgaatcaAGTCATTAGTCAAGTCGATAGGAACTGTGGCCCCCCACATATGAGTCTCCGGTGATGGGCTT
This DNA window, taken from Miscanthus floridulus cultivar M001 chromosome 13, ASM1932011v1, whole genome shotgun sequence, encodes the following:
- the LOC136501701 gene encoding uncharacterized protein isoform X2 yields the protein MAGVEEEGEVAALREALRQQAQAVEELRAELEEERQAAASGADEALAMIVRLQAERAAERMEAEQFRRVAEERIQHNENTLAFLKAVVFHQEMEISSLNRSLLAVQATGDDDPLSPAAAVDLPWLRKLAKNGTVASRRNASLPAAHLEELCSELEVVVDTDAGKKSTVGDRRPARTVNLAAPTPRLHRSASHRLLRRAPSYSAQCGVHSAGKVSPEIIAEEDEKSCKSNSAALEADIEQIKATVQSLQTELTKLRESTLSVGDAHSQILAEIHAKLDGGITPQRQSNFEGPSPELLKKKATREGGGGSSSYSSSSKEQSYQPQAERELLMNHFIEMDFSCC
- the LOC136501701 gene encoding uncharacterized protein isoform X1, which gives rise to MAGVEEEGEVAALREALRQQAQAVEELRAELEEERQAAASGADEALAMIVRLQAERAAERMEAEQFRRVAEERIQHNENTLAFLKAVVFHQEMEISSLNRSLLAVQATGDDDPLSPAAAVDLPWLRKLAKNGTVASRRNASLPAAHLEELCSELEVVVDTDAGKKSTVGDRRPARTVNLAAPTPRLHRSASHRLLRRAPSYSAQCGVHSAGKVSPEIIAEEDEKSCKSNSAALEADIEQIKATVQSLQTELTKLRESTLSVGDAHSQILAEIHAKLDGGITPQRQSNFEGPSPELLKKKATREGGGGSSSYSSSSKEQSYQPQAERELLMNHFIEVRGLTFSASTIVRPLIKAAASMSLLRCLLVLVLAVAIRKVLMNSICKQCHD